Proteins encoded within one genomic window of Lampris incognitus isolate fLamInc1 chromosome 1, fLamInc1.hap2, whole genome shotgun sequence:
- the rab3c gene encoding ras-related protein Rab-3C has translation MDLYGKMAATQDVKGKGEGGDQNFDYMFKLLIIGNSSVGKTSFLFRYADDAFTSAFVSTVGIDFKVKTVYKNDKRIKLQIWDTAGQERYRTITTAYYRGAMGFILMYDITNEESFGAVQDWSTQIKTYSWDNAQVVLAGNKCDMEEERVVSVDSGRLLAEQLGFEFFETSAKDNVNVKQTFERLVDLICDKMSESLDTDPAVTTGAPTAKLTDSAPPLPQPGCNC, from the exons ATGGACCTGTATGGAAAG ATGGCTGCCACTCAGGATGTTAAAgggaagggagagggaggggaccAGAACTTTGACTATATGTTCAAGCTGCTGATCATTGGAAACAGCAGTGTTGGCAAGACGTCATTCCTTTTCCGTTACGCAGACGATGCCTTCACTTCAGCCTTCGTCAGCACAGTGGGCATTGACTTTAAAGTGAAGACTGTCTACAAGAATGACAAGAGGATCAAACTACAGATCTGG GACACAGCAGGCCAGGAGCGGTACAGGACCATCACCACTGCCTACTACCGTGGGGCCATGGGGTTCATCCTTATGTATGACATCACCAACGAGGAGTCCTTTGGTGCCGTGCAGGACTG GTCAACCCAAATCAAAACCTATTCATGGGACAATGCACAGGTGGTGCTGGCTGGGAATAAGTGTGACATGGAGGAAGAGAGGGTGGTGTCTGTGGACAGTGGCAGACTGCTGGCAGAACAGCTGG GCTTCGAGTTCTTTGAGACGAGCGCCAAGGACAACGTCAACGTGAAGCAGACCTTCGAGCGCCTGGTTGACCTCATCTGTGACAAGATGTCCGAGAGCCTGGACACCGACCCGGCCGTCACCACGGGGGCTCCCACCGCCAAGCTGACAGACAGCGCCCCGCCCCTCCCACAGCCGGGGTGCAACTGTTAG